In a single window of the Mustela nigripes isolate SB6536 chromosome 17, MUSNIG.SB6536, whole genome shotgun sequence genome:
- the TEX101 gene encoding testis-expressed protein 101, producing the protein MHAVRGAGNDSEDGFAPVNLPDVHGGGSCCDPTGPPGSTVREDPWPLLQAALKDAMRARRVQSLLFFLLLGPPSLALEPSLYCHRGISTSIEKDPKRTFNWTTEKVETCDSGSFCQESLLMIKAGAKTAVLGTKGCVTEGTLATTYIQHSPPPGIITVSYSSYCEESLCNSKGSLMELWREEETQRTPGAPSVAPRFHCPTCVALGTCPNAPSLPCPNDTIQCYQGRLQITGGGVNSFLEVKGCTSVIGCRLMSGIFTVGPMWVEEICPYQSLPQPRKTENGATWLPVLVWRLELVLLLLLQELVHCS; encoded by the exons ATGCACGCCGTCAGGGGTGCTGGAAACGACTCTGAAGACGGCTTTGCTCCAGTCAACCTTCCAGACGTCCATGGAGGGGGCTCGTGCTGTGACCCCACTGGTCCGCCAGGATCCACCGTGAGGGAAG ATCCTTGGCCACTCCTCCAGGCGGCTCTGAAAGACGCCATGAGAGCTCGTCGCGTCCAAAGtttgctgttcttcctcctcctcggaCCCCCCTCCTTGGCCT TGGAGCCAAGTTTGTACTGTCACAGGGGCATATCCACGAGTATAGAAAAGGACCCAAAGAGGACGTTTAACTGGACCACAGAGAAAGTTGAGACTTGTGACAGTGGGTCGTTCTGCCAGGAATCCCTTCTGATGATTAAAGCAG GGGCCAAGACAGCAGTTCTGGGCACTAAGGGCTGTGTCACGGAGGGGACCCTGGCAACAACGTATATCCAGCACTCCCCACCACCAGGCATAATCACAGTTTCCTACAGCAGCTACTGTGAGGAGTCCTTATGCAACAGCAAGGGGAGCTTAATGGAGctgtggagggaggaagagaccCAAAGAACGCCAGGAG CTCCCAGTGTGGCACCACGCTTCCACTGCCCAACCTGTGTGGCTCTGGGAACCTGTCCGAatgctccttctcttccctgtccCAATGATACAATTCAGTGCTATCAAGGAAGACTTCAGATCACTGGAG GAGGCGTCAACTCATTTTTGGAGGTCAAAGGCTGTACATCCGTAATTGGTTGCAGGCTGATGTCTGGGATCTTTACAGTAGGGCCCATGTGGGTGGAGGAAATCTGTCCATATCAGTCTCTCCCTCAGCCCCGAAAGACTGAAAATGGGGCCACCTGGCTTCCTGTTTTGGTTTGGAGGTTAGAGCTAGTGCTGCTGCTGTTACTGCAGGAACTTGTCCATTGTTCCTGA